The Neorhizobium sp. NCHU2750 genome contains the following window.
GCGCAAGCACCACACCGGTCGCCATATAGAACCAGTCCTGCGCCAGCAGGATCGGCAATATGCCGAGACCGATATAGCGCCCGCCAACGGCCCGAACAGACCCATAACCTTCCGGCCTCACCTCACCCACCTGAAAGGCGGAAAGCCTCAAGACGGTGCCGGGGAAGAGAAAGATCAGGAGACCGATGACAGCCGTCGCGGCGCATCCGATGAAGGCTACTTGTTCGTTCATCTCGGTCGGAAAGTAAAATTCCATGCTGTCGCACCCTTTCGAATCATGCCCGATTCTAGCCGATAGGGTAAAAAAGTCGCAAAGAAGGGGTGAGAGAAAACCTCTCGGATCGACATCGAGCGGCACCTGCATGGGTGCCGTGCACCTTCGCGGCCCGCGGCGCTGTTCCGGAAGGCCGAACGACAGAAGGCCTATGGCCGGCTTTGGCGGTGGGATCATGACGAAAGCCCCCTCAACCGATCCCGGTCGAAAAGCCGCCCCAATCCGGCGCTCTTCTGCCGCAAACATCTCAAGCCCCGGAGAGAGCGCATGAGCCGAGAGATTCTCCGGCGTCTGACTACGTTCCTCGTGCTGGCAATCGTTTCCCTGACGACGGCGCCTGCAATCGCGGCGGAGCCGCTGCAGTCCCCGTTTGACAAGCCACCTGAACGGGCCTCCCCGATACGACCAGAACATGCCTGCCCATTGCCGCCGGATTTGCCCAGAGATCTGTCGACCAGCAGCTATTACGACGACGCCGCCCATTCCCATATCGATCCTGCCCGTCAGCAGGCCTACAGGGTGGCGACGGAGAAGTTTCAGACCGCCGTCCGCAAGGTGGAGGCGATGGCCGACCAGTACCGGACGACCGGCGACGAAAGGGCCGCAGCCTGTGCTGCGTCCTGGCTTGCAGCCTTCGCGCAGGCGGGAGTGCTTGGCGGCGAGATGGCCGGCAATCAATCGGTCTATGTGCAGGGCTGGATGCTGGGTGGCCTCTCGATGACATGGCTGAAGATCCGCGCCGCAGAGGCCTTGCCGGCATCCGCCCGCAGGACGGTGCCTGCCTGGCTCTCCGATCTGGCATCTCAAAACATGACCTACTATGCCGGCCGGGATGCCAAAATGGATCGCCGCAACAACCATCGCTATTGGGCGGGGTTTGCCGTCATGGCAGCGGGCATAGCCGCCGACCGCCACGACTTTTTCGACTGGGGCATTGCAAGCTTTCGCATCGGCATCGATCAGATCCAGCCGGACGGCACGCTGCCTCTGGAATTGGCCCGCCGCGCCCGCGCGCTTCACTATCATCTCTTTGCGGCAGCACCGCTGGTCGCCATCGCCGAGCTGGCCGCAGCAAACGGCATGGATCTCTACGCGGAACGGGATGCCGCCCTGCCCCGGCTCGCCAAAAAGGCCATCTCCGGCATTGAACAGCCTGAGGATTTCGCCGCCAAGGCGGGCATAGCCCAGGAACCAATTCCGCTTCAGGCAGGAAATATCGGCTGGGCTGCGCCATTCGAACACCGGTTTCCGGATCCGGCCCTGCAAGCCCTGCTCGCTCGGCTGAAATCTCGCAGCATCACCTATCTCGGCGGGCTGCCGCCGGGCTGAATATGCTTACAGGAAGCTTTGCGGATCGACATCCAGCTGGATCTGCACCGTGCCGCGCACCTTTGGCCCCTGCGCGATCATGGTCCTCAGAAACGCCTGCATATCGGAATTGCGTCTCCCGTGAACCAGTAGACGGAAGCGATAGCGACCGCGAACAAGCGCAATCGGCGCCTCGGCCGGCCCAAGCACCGATATGCCGGAAACATCCGGTGCCGCAGCCCTCAAGCCTCGCGCGTGGTTTTCCGCATCCGCCCGCGCATCGGCCGAGACGATCAGCGAGGCAAGCCGGCCGAATGGCGGCAAAAGCGCCTTTTCCCGCTCGGAAATCTCCCGCTCGTAGAAGGCGGTGGAATCGCCGGACACGATCGCCTGCATGACCGGATGCTGCGGCTGGAACGTCTGGATCAGCCCGTGGCTCTTCAGGCCCGTGCGCCCCGCGCGCCCGGTCACCTGGCTCAAGAGCTGGAATGTCCGCTCGGCCGCGCGCGGATCTCCATTCGATAGGCCGAGATCCGCATCGACGATGCCGACCAGCGTCATCAGCGGGAAATTGTGGCCCTTGGCGACGAGCTGCGTGCCGATCACGATATCGACATCACCCCTTGTGATCGCTTCCAGCTCCAGCCGCATCCGCTTGACACTGCCGAGAATGTCCGACGACATCACGATGGTCCGGGCCTCTGGAAAATGCTTCTCGACCTCTTCTGCGATCCGCTCGACGCCGGGACCGCAGGCAACCAGATGATCGAGCGTGCCGCATTCCGGGCAGGCTTCCGGCGTTCGCTCGGAATAGCCGCATTGATGGCACTGGATCTGGTTACGGAAGCGATGCTCCACCAGCCAGCTCGAACATTGCGGGCACTGGAAGCGATGTCCGCAGACGCGGCAGAGCGTCAGCGGAGCATAGCCGCGCCGGTTGAGGAACAACAGCGACTGCTCCTTGCGCTCAATCGTGCGCGCCATCGCCCGAAGCAGTACCGGCGACAGGAACCCGCCACGCTCGGGCGGATGCCGTCGCATGTCGATCAGGTGCAGGTCAGGCAGCGCCGCATCGCCGAAACGGGTCGGCAACTGCACGAGATTGTAGCGGCCCGAAAGCCCGTTGACCTGGCTTTCCACCGAGGGCGTCGCAGACACCAGCACGACCGGGAAATCGCCGATCCTGCCCCTGACAACGGCCATGTCGCGTGCGTTGTAGAAAACGCGGTCTTCCTGCTTGTAGGCAGGATCGTGTTCTTCATCGACGATGATCAGGCCCAGCTCTTCGAAGGGCAGGAACAGCGCCGATCGTGCGCCGGCCACCACCCTCACCTCACCAGTAACCACGCCGCGCCACACCTTTTCGCGCATCCGCGGTGAAAGATCCGAATGCCACTCGGCGGGTTTCGCCCCGAACCGCTGCTCGAACCGTTCGAGGAAGGCCGGCGTCAACGCGATTTCCGGCAACAGGATCATCACCTGCTTTCCACGCCGCAGAGTTTCG
Protein-coding sequences here:
- a CDS encoding alginate lyase family protein: MSREILRRLTTFLVLAIVSLTTAPAIAAEPLQSPFDKPPERASPIRPEHACPLPPDLPRDLSTSSYYDDAAHSHIDPARQQAYRVATEKFQTAVRKVEAMADQYRTTGDERAAACAASWLAAFAQAGVLGGEMAGNQSVYVQGWMLGGLSMTWLKIRAAEALPASARRTVPAWLSDLASQNMTYYAGRDAKMDRRNNHRYWAGFAVMAAGIAADRHDFFDWGIASFRIGIDQIQPDGTLPLELARRARALHYHLFAAAPLVAIAELAAANGMDLYAERDAALPRLAKKAISGIEQPEDFAAKAGIAQEPIPLQAGNIGWAAPFEHRFPDPALQALLARLKSRSITYLGGLPPG
- a CDS encoding primosomal protein N' produces the protein MGKDSSDMMGTLFGDALAPSAKPVRVVPVLVPLPVPGAYSYAVPEGMHVEAGSVVQVPVGPRQLIGVVWDGENDERLDPKKLRPITLVFDCPPLSKDMRDFVDWVSAYTLSPPGLVARMAIRAPAALDPEPMVEGLRYLGGEPDRLTPARIRVLDMAREQEAPWTRSGLAHAAGVSLSVIDGLIKQGMFDTIFLPPPPVVARPEPDYIAPRIEGPQKQAAEEIVGSIRQGGFAASLIDGVTGSGKTEVYFEAVAETLRRGKQVMILLPEIALTPAFLERFEQRFGAKPAEWHSDLSPRMREKVWRGVVTGEVRVVAGARSALFLPFEELGLIIVDEEHDPAYKQEDRVFYNARDMAVVRGRIGDFPVVLVSATPSVESQVNGLSGRYNLVQLPTRFGDAALPDLHLIDMRRHPPERGGFLSPVLLRAMARTIERKEQSLLFLNRRGYAPLTLCRVCGHRFQCPQCSSWLVEHRFRNQIQCHQCGYSERTPEACPECGTLDHLVACGPGVERIAEEVEKHFPEARTIVMSSDILGSVKRMRLELEAITRGDVDIVIGTQLVAKGHNFPLMTLVGIVDADLGLSNGDPRAAERTFQLLSQVTGRAGRTGLKSHGLIQTFQPQHPVMQAIVSGDSTAFYEREISEREKALLPPFGRLASLIVSADARADAENHARGLRAAAPDVSGISVLGPAEAPIALVRGRYRFRLLVHGRRNSDMQAFLRTMIAQGPKVRGTVQIQLDVDPQSFL
- a CDS encoding DUF4345 family protein encodes the protein MQVPLDVDPRGFLSPLLCDFFTLSARIGHDSKGCDSMEFYFPTEMNEQVAFIGCAATAVIGLLIFLFPGTVLRLSAFQVGEVRPEGYGSVRAVGGRYIGLGILPILLAQDWFYMATGVVLALGAAGRLVSFFIDRGVTPRNIVFFLLEVALSAAPLAYVFGYI